In Desulfovibrio legallii, the sequence GCCCGCTGCGCCGCTGGGCCAGGGCCCGCAGCCGGGCCGCCAGCTCCCGCAGCTCAAAGGGCTTGACCAGATAATCGTCCGTCCCCACGGCAAAGCCGGCCAGCTTGTCCTCCAGGCGCTCCCGCGCCGTCAGCATGAGCACGGGGGTGTCGTTTCCCTCGCGGCGCAGCCGTTCGCACAGGGAAAGGCCGTCCAGAAGCGGCAGATTGAGATCCAGCATGATCGCGTCGTACTCGTTGCCCAAGGCCAGCCGCAGACCGGCGGACCCCGTGGCCGCGTAGTCGCAGAGCACGGATTCCAGCTCCAGATATTCCACTATGGTGGTGGCCAGATCCACATCGTCCTCCACCAGCAGCGTCTGCAACATGCGCGCTCCTTACTGCCCCTGCGGCTGGCGCAAAGGTTCGTAGCGCCCGCCCATGGCCTTGTAGACGTCGTTTTCCCACGTCAGCCGGCTGTAGCGGGCCTCCAGGGCGGAAAGGGCCGAGCTGTTGGCCGTGGCCAGGGCTTCCAGATAGTCTTTGAGCGCCGCCCGCCCCACGGCGTGCCGCGTCTGATAATAGGCCGCAATGCGCACGTCGCGCTGGTGCACGGTCTGCAGCTGGGCCAGGGCCTCCCCGGCCAGATGGTAGGCGGCGTAGGCCGCGTCCACTTCGTTGAGGGCCGTGGTCAGGCTCTGGATCAGATCCAGTTTGGCGCTTTCAAAGGCGTTCTGCGAAACTTTGAGGTTCCACCACAGGGTGTTCCAGTCCAGAAACGGCAGGCTCAGGCTCACCAGCCCCTGTAAAAGGGGCGTGTCAAACATGGCGCCGGAGCTGCCTGCCGTGGCCGTAAGGCTGCCGCCCACGCTCAGCCTGGGGTACCAGGCGGCTTTATCCGCCGCCACGCTCTTGAAGGTGGACTGCACGCGGGCCTCCGCCGCACGGATGTCCGGCCGAGCGGCCAGGGCGGCAATGGGCACGCCCAGGTCAACCTCCGCTCCGGCAAGGGCCAGGATGTCCAGACCGGCGGGCAGGGGCGGGTCTTCGCCGGGACGCAGGTTGCAGAGGTCGCGCAGGGTCTGCAGGGCCTGAACGCGCTGGGCGCGCAGGGTTGTAAGGCTGTGGCGCGCGTTGAGCAGGGCCTGTTCCGCCTCCAGCGGCTCCACCACCGCTACCTTGCCCCCCGCATAGCGCTGCCGGGCAATGTCAAGGATGCGGGAATACGCCGCAATGTTGCCCTCCACCAGCCGCATGGCCTGGTCCAGGTAGGCAATGTGCCACCAGGCCGCCACCACGCTGTTGATCAGGGTCAGCCGGGCGGCGGCCAGATCTTCCAGCGTGGCCCTGTATTCCCATGCGGCGGCGTTCTGGGCGGCGGCCAGGCGCTGCCAGAGGTCCAGCTCATAGCTCAGGGAGCCCTCGGCCGACCAATCCTCATACATATCCCGCCCCTGGGCCGTTTCCTTCGCGCCCAGGTTGCGGGTGGAGCTTGCCGTGCCCTCGGCGGCAAGGGCGGGAATGAGGTCACTGACGCGCAGCCGCGCCTGGTAGCGCGCCTTCTGGGCCGTAAGGGCGCTCTTGGCCAGATCCGCGTTGCGCTCCAGGGCCAGGTCCACAGTTCTGTTCAGAGCGTCGAGGCCGTAGGCGCGCCACCAGGCTCTGTCCAGGCCGTAGCGGGCGGCCACGTCCGCCTCCGCCGCCACAGCCCGGGTAAGGTCGGCGCTGTCGTAGCGCCTGCCGGCGCAGCCCCCCAGCACAAGGAAGGCCAGCGCCAGGGCCGCAAACGCCCGCAGGCCTGAGGAACGGAAAAACGTGCTCATTCGCGCGCCAACGCTTCAATGGGGTTGAGCCGGGCGGCGTTGCGGGCCGGCACAAAGCCGAACACCGTGCCGATAAGCGAAGAGCAGACCACGGAAAGCACGATGGAATCCGCCGCAATGCGCAGGGGAAAGGCGACGGCCAGCATGTCCGCCAGGCCGCTTACCGCCGTAGCCAGCAAAATGCCCGCCAGACTGCCCGCCAGGCAGATGAATATGGCCTCCATAAGAAACTGCTCCATAATATGCCCCCGCCGCGCGCCCACGGCCATGCGCAGCCCGATTTCTCTGGTGCGCTCGGTCACGGAAACCAGCATGATGTTCATAACGCCTATGCCCCCCACCACCAGGGCGATGAGGGCGATGCCCGTGACCAGCAGGGTCATGGTGCCGGTGGCGCTCTCCACTGTCTTTTTGATGGTGTCGGTATTAAAGGTGAAAAAATCCTTGCTGCCGTGCCGGGCCGTGAGCAGGCGGACGATGTTCTGCTCGGCCAGCAGGGGCGGCACCGCGTCCGCCACCTTGACCGTAATGGAAGAAATGCTGTGCGTGCCCGATACCCGGTACATGACCGTGGTGTACGGCGCCCAAAGGTTCAGGGTATCCGAAGGGCCGAAGCCCATGTCCTTTTTTTTGACCACGCCCACCACGCGCAGGGGGCGCTTGTTAAACAGCACCACCTGGCCCGCGGCGTCCCCGAGGGGAAAGAGCTTTTTGCGCGTATTGTCGTCAATGACCACGCAGGATGCGTTGGCCCGCACGTCCGCCGCGTCAAAAAACCTTCCTGAGGCCAGCTCCAGCCCCTTGACGTCAAAATAGCTCGCGCCCACGCCGTTGAGCTGGGCCGTGACCGAAATGTTGCGCCAGGTCAGCGTGCCGCTGGCGGAAGCGTTGGGCGTGCTGCTGGCCAGGTAGGTCTGCCGGGCCAGCACGGCGGCGTCCGCCGCCGTAAGGGTGGTCACCTTGGCGGCGTGCCGGTCGCCGAAATCTTTGCCAGGAAAAATATCAATGGTGTTGGTGCCCATGGCGCTGATGTCGGCCACAATTTTTTCCTGCGAGCCCCGGCCCAGCGCCATGACGCAGACCACCGCCGCAATGCCGATGATAATGCCCAGCATGGTCAGGCAGGAGCGCAGCTTGTGCGCCCAGATGGCCTGAACGGACATGCGCGCGGCCTCGCGCAGCCGCTCCAGCCGCCCCCAGGCCGGGGCCGCGGCCGCCTGCGGCAGCGCAGCCGCGTCCGCCGCCGGGCGCGTGCGCTCGTCCGCCGCCAGCCGGCCGTCGCTGATGCGGATGACCCTGGCGGCGCGGGCCGCCACCGTGGGGTCGTGGGTGACCACGATGACCGTATGCCCCTTGCGGTTAAGGGCCTCCAGCGTATCCATGACCTGCTTGCCGCTGACTGAATCCAGCGCGCCTGTGGGCTCGTCCGCCAGGATGATCTCCCCGCCGTTCATCAGGGCGCGGGCAATGCTCACCCGCTGCTGCTGGCCGCCGGAAAGCTCCACTGGCAGGCTGCGCAGCCGGTCCTCCAGCCCCAGAGACCGGAGCAGGGCGGCGGCCCTGGCCAGCCGGACGGCCTTGCCCGTGCCCGCGTACACGGCGGGCAGGGCCACGTTTTCCACCGCGCTGCAGCTGCTGAGCAGGTTGTAGCGCTGGAACACAAACCCCAGGTACGCGCAGCGCAGATCTGAAAGCGCGTCGGCGTCCAGAGCGGCGGTATCCTGCCCGTTGATGCGGCAGACGCCCGCGCCGGGCGTATCCAGGCAGCCCAGCAGGTTCATGAGCGTGGATTTGCCGGAACCGGAAGGCCCCATGATGGCGACAAACTCGCCCCGCTCAATGGTAAAGCTCACCTCATGCAGCACCTGCACACGGTTGGGCTCCACGCCGTACCATTTGGACACGCGCTCCACTGCGATAAGCGGCATCAGTGCGGCCCTCCGGGGCCGGGGCCGTGGCGCTGCTCGCTGGCCTCCACCTGCGCCTGGGTCAGCTCGCCGGAGACTACCTTTTCGCCCTCGCGCAGCCCGGAGCGGATCTCCACCCGCACGCCGTCGGACAAGCCTGTGGTCACCGGCCGCGGCCGCACTGCGCCGTCCGCCTCAAGCACGCGGACCTGCCTGCCGCCGGGCGCGCTTTCCACCGCCAGCAGGGGAACCAGCGTCACGCCCTTGCGGGTGGCCGTGGTGATGGAAGCCTGCGCCGTCATGCCGATGTGCAGGTGAGCGTCGCCGTTGTCCACGGCGGCGCGGGCGTAATAATACACGGCCGTATCCGATGAGGAGGAGGAAGACGAGCTGCTGGAACCGGAAGTGCCGCTGGTACTGGTTTCATAGCTGCCGTCGGAAAGCGTGGTCAGGCCGGGATCTATGGAGTTGATGACGGCCGTGCGCGCCATGTCCGGCTCGCCCAGAATGGTGTAGGACATCTCCATGCCGGCGATACCGAGGGGATGTCCCCTTCGGAAATCTCCAGCCAGATCTCCATCTTGTTGAGATCGGCGATCTGCACGATGGTGGGCGTGGTCTGCGCGGCGTTGACAGTCTGGTCTTCGTCCACAGGGACGGAAACCACCGTGCCGTCCAGGGGGGCGGTAATCCTGGTGTAGCCCAGATTTTCCGTATCCGTATCCACGGCCAGGGTGGTTTCGCGCACCTGGGCTTCCAGGGCGGCCACCTCGGCCTTGGCCAGGGCCAGGGCCGTTTCCGCGTTTTCCAGGTCCTCCCGCGAGGCTGCGTCTCCGGCGTGGAGCTTCTTCTCCCGCTGGTACTGGCGCTCGGCCACCCGCAGGCTGATCTTTTTGGATTCCAGCTGCGCCTTGTAGGACTGCAGCAGGGCTTTGTCCGTCTCCAGCTGATTTTTTTGCTTGGTGGAATTGATTTCCGCCAGCAGGTCGCCCTTGAGCACCTGCTGGCCCACAGTCACGTGCAGTTTCGTAATCTGCCCGGAGACCTGCGCGCCCACCGTGACCAGATGTGCGGCCTTGACCTCGCCCGTGGCGCTGATGGTGTGGCTGATGTCGCCGATAACCGCCGGCTCGGTAAGATAGAAGGGCGCTCCATTCCCCCGGCCCGCCCACCACCAGAAGGCCGCCGCCAGGATCAGGACTGCCAGGGCCGCCGCGGCCAGGCGTTTTTTGTATTTTTGCAACAAGGTTTTCCAGTCCGTCATACTCCACCTCAACACCAGAAGAAGCCGCCCCCGGTTAAGACCGCGTTAAGACCTCCTCGCTTGACAGCCCGACAAAGGGGCCGTAATTTTTTCCTCTCCCAAGCTGTAGGAATAACAGCGGAAAACGTTTTCCACCGCACTGATCTTCCGCCCCGGAGCGGTCTTCCAGACCTCGGAAGTTTTGCCATGACCACGCTGCTGTTGCGCCGCACCACGCCCCTGGCTGACGGCGGCCAGGTCTGCGACTTTCGCTGCAAAAAAGGCCGCGTCGTTGTGCAAGGCTGGGACGCCCCCTTGACGCCCGGCAGCCTCTCCGTGCGCCCCGCGCAAACCTTTTTACCGCAGCCCGCCTGCCGTGACCAGCCTTATATGACGCCCATGGCCGCCTGCCCACATGCCCCTTCCCCTGCCCCTTCCGCAGGACAGCGGGCGCGTCTTGCCTTACCCGCTGGCTTGTTCTATGCTGGGGCCTTACTTCCAGCCCCGGCATTCCCCCTGCCCGGCCGCAACTGACGCGCCCGGGTCTGGAGTCTCGGCGGCATTCTCTATTCCGGAACGGAGACGCACACATGATTTTCCCTTCCGACCGCCCCACCCTGCTCATCACCGGCGGCGCGGGCTTCATCGGATCCTGCCAGGTTTTGCTGGCCCGGCAGCGCGGTTTTCGGGTGGTCAACCTGGACAAGCTGACCTACGCTGGCAATCTGGAAAATCTGGCCGCCCTGCGCCAGGATCCGGAGCACATTTTTGTCCGCGGCGACATCGGCAATGCCGAGCTGGTGGACTATCTGCTGCGCGCCTACACCCCCGACGCCGTGCTCAACTTTGCGGCGGAAAGCCATGTGGACCGCTCCATCGTGGACCCGGAGGCCTTTGTGCGCACCAACGCGCTGGGCACGGCCGCCCTGCTGCGGACAGTCAAGGACTGGTGGCGCGGCCTGGACGCGCCCCGGCAGCGGACCTTCCGCTTTCTGCACGTTTCCACGGACGAGGTCTTCGGCGCGCTGCAGCCCGACGACCCGCCCTTTACGGAAGCCACGCCCTACAGCCCCAACAGCCCCTATGCCGCCTCCAAGGCCGCCAGCGACCATCTGGTCCGGGCCTTTCACGAAACCTACGGCCTGCCCGTCCTGCTGACCAACTGCTCCAACAACTACGGGCCGCGCCAGTTTCCGGAAAAGCTCATTCCGCTCATGGCCTGCAACGGCCTGGCGGGCCGCCCGCTGCCCGTCTATGGCCGGGGGGCCAACATCCGCGACTGGCTGCACGTGGAAGACCACTGCACGGCCATCCTGCGGGTGCTGGAAGCCGCACGCCCAGGCGCGAGCTACAACATCGGCGGCCGGGCCGAGCGCAGCAACCTGGACGTGGTGCAAACCCTCTGCGTCCTGCTGGACGAGCTGGCTCCCGCAACGCAGCCCCACGCGAAGCTGATCCGCTTTGTGACTGACCGGCCGGGGCACGACTTCCGCTACGCCATGAACTGCGCCAAGATCGAGCGTGAACTGGGCTGGAAACCGGCGCACGACTTCACCTCCGGTCTGCGGGCCACGGTGCGCTGGTATCTGGAAAACCCCGCCTGGGTGGAGCATGTCCAGAGCGGGGCCTACCGCCAGTGGCTGGCCGCCAACTACGACGGCCGGAGCATGGCCGCCGCAAGCGCGCCCCCGGAAGACGCTCCCCAAGGGGGCGCGGCATGACCGACTGGAAAGGCATTGTCCTGGCGGGCGGATCCGGCTCGCGGCTCTATCCGCTGACCCTGAGCGTGAGCAAGCAGCTCATGCCCATCTATGACAAGCCCATGATCTACTACCCGCTGGCCACCCTCATGATGGCGGGCATCCGGGACATCTGCCTCATCTCCACGCCGGAGCACCTGCCCCTCTACCGGGCCCTGCTCCGCGACGGCTCCCAGTGGGGCTGCCGCCTCCGCTATGTGGCGCAGCCCCGGCCCGAAGGCCTGGCCCAGGCCTTTCTGCTGACGGAGGACCACATCGCCGGGCACAACACCTGCCTCATCCTGGGGGACAACGTTTTTTTCGGCCACGGCCTGCCGGACCTGACCCACGAGGCCATGACGCGGCAGCGCGGGGCCACGGTTTTTGCCTACCATGTGCGCGACCCGCAGCGCTACGGCGTGGTGGAATTCGACGCCCAGCGCCGCGTGCTGAGCATTGAAGAAAAGCCCCGGACCCCCAAATCCAACTTCGCGGTCACGGGCCTCTATTTTTATGACCAGGACGTGCTGGACATCGCCCGGCGGGTGCGGCCCTCGGCCCGGGGCGAGCTGGAAATCACAGACGTGAACAACGCCTATCTGGAGCGCGGCGACCTGCATGTGGAGCTCATGGGCCGGGGCATCGCCTGGCTGGACACGGGCACCCACGATTCGCTTATGGACGCCGGGGCCTTTGTGCAGGCCGTGGAAAGCCGGCAAGGCCTCAAGGTGGCCTGCCTGGAGGAAATCGCCTGGCGGCGGGGCTACATCACCGCCGATCAGGTGCGGGAACTGGCCCGGCCCATGCTCAAAACGGGCTACGGCCAGTAT encodes:
- a CDS encoding response regulator transcription factor, with the protein product MLQTLLVEDDVDLATTIVEYLELESVLCDYAATGSAGLRLALGNEYDAIMLDLNLPLLDGLSLCERLRREGNDTPVLMLTARERLEDKLAGFAVGTDDYLVKPFELRELAARLRALAQRRSGQVRVLRYADLVMDLEARTVTRQGRSVPLSPTGWRLLEALLRRAPQVVSRQKLLRDVWGEDAPDSDSLKVHLFHLRRAVDAAFTPKLLHTVAGHGVALRREED
- a CDS encoding TolC family protein; the protein is MSTFFRSSGLRAFAALALAFLVLGGCAGRRYDSADLTRAVAAEADVAARYGLDRAWWRAYGLDALNRTVDLALERNADLAKSALTAQKARYQARLRVSDLIPALAAEGTASSTRNLGAKETAQGRDMYEDWSAEGSLSYELDLWQRLAAAQNAAAWEYRATLEDLAAARLTLINSVVAAWWHIAYLDQAMRLVEGNIAAYSRILDIARQRYAGGKVAVVEPLEAEQALLNARHSLTTLRAQRVQALQTLRDLCNLRPGEDPPLPAGLDILALAGAEVDLGVPIAALAARPDIRAAEARVQSTFKSVAADKAAWYPRLSVGGSLTATAGSSGAMFDTPLLQGLVSLSLPFLDWNTLWWNLKVSQNAFESAKLDLIQSLTTALNEVDAAYAAYHLAGEALAQLQTVHQRDVRIAAYYQTRHAVGRAALKDYLEALATANSSALSALEARYSRLTWENDVYKAMGGRYEPLRQPQGQ
- a CDS encoding MacB family efflux pump subunit; this encodes MPLIAVERVSKWYGVEPNRVQVLHEVSFTIERGEFVAIMGPSGSGKSTLMNLLGCLDTPGAGVCRINGQDTAALDADALSDLRCAYLGFVFQRYNLLSSCSAVENVALPAVYAGTGKAVRLARAAALLRSLGLEDRLRSLPVELSGGQQQRVSIARALMNGGEIILADEPTGALDSVSGKQVMDTLEALNRKGHTVIVVTHDPTVAARAARVIRISDGRLAADERTRPAADAAALPQAAAAPAWGRLERLREAARMSVQAIWAHKLRSCLTMLGIIIGIAAVVCVMALGRGSQEKIVADISAMGTNTIDIFPGKDFGDRHAAKVTTLTAADAAVLARQTYLASSTPNASASGTLTWRNISVTAQLNGVGASYFDVKGLELASGRFFDAADVRANASCVVIDDNTRKKLFPLGDAAGQVVLFNKRPLRVVGVVKKKDMGFGPSDTLNLWAPYTTVMYRVSGTHSISSITVKVADAVPPLLAEQNIVRLLTARHGSKDFFTFNTDTIKKTVESATGTMTLLVTGIALIALVVGGIGVMNIMLVSVTERTREIGLRMAVGARRGHIMEQFLMEAIFICLAGSLAGILLATAVSGLADMLAVAFPLRIAADSIVLSVVCSSLIGTVFGFVPARNAARLNPIEALARE
- a CDS encoding efflux RND transporter periplasmic adaptor subunit; its protein translation is MSYTILGEPDMARTAVINSIDPGLTTLSDGSYETSTSGTSGSSSSSSSSSSDTAVYYYARAAVDNGDAHLHIGMTAQASITTATRKGVTLVPLLAVESAPGGRQVRVLEADGAVRPRPVTTGLSDGVRVEIRSGLREGEKVVSGELTQAQVEASEQRHGPGPGGPH
- a CDS encoding efflux RND transporter periplasmic adaptor subunit, which codes for MTDWKTLLQKYKKRLAAAALAVLILAAAFWWWAGRGNGAPFYLTEPAVIGDISHTISATGEVKAAHLVTVGAQVSGQITKLHVTVGQQVLKGDLLAEINSTKQKNQLETDKALLQSYKAQLESKKISLRVAERQYQREKKLHAGDAASREDLENAETALALAKAEVAALEAQVRETTLAVDTDTENLGYTRITAPLDGTVVSVPVDEDQTVNAAQTTPTIVQIADLNKMEIWLEISEGDIPSVSPAWRCPTPFWASRTWRARPSSTP
- the rfbB gene encoding dTDP-glucose 4,6-dehydratase, which encodes MIFPSDRPTLLITGGAGFIGSCQVLLARQRGFRVVNLDKLTYAGNLENLAALRQDPEHIFVRGDIGNAELVDYLLRAYTPDAVLNFAAESHVDRSIVDPEAFVRTNALGTAALLRTVKDWWRGLDAPRQRTFRFLHVSTDEVFGALQPDDPPFTEATPYSPNSPYAASKAASDHLVRAFHETYGLPVLLTNCSNNYGPRQFPEKLIPLMACNGLAGRPLPVYGRGANIRDWLHVEDHCTAILRVLEAARPGASYNIGGRAERSNLDVVQTLCVLLDELAPATQPHAKLIRFVTDRPGHDFRYAMNCAKIERELGWKPAHDFTSGLRATVRWYLENPAWVEHVQSGAYRQWLAANYDGRSMAAASAPPEDAPQGGAA
- the rfbA gene encoding glucose-1-phosphate thymidylyltransferase RfbA, translated to MTDWKGIVLAGGSGSRLYPLTLSVSKQLMPIYDKPMIYYPLATLMMAGIRDICLISTPEHLPLYRALLRDGSQWGCRLRYVAQPRPEGLAQAFLLTEDHIAGHNTCLILGDNVFFGHGLPDLTHEAMTRQRGATVFAYHVRDPQRYGVVEFDAQRRVLSIEEKPRTPKSNFAVTGLYFYDQDVLDIARRVRPSARGELEITDVNNAYLERGDLHVELMGRGIAWLDTGTHDSLMDAGAFVQAVESRQGLKVACLEEIAWRRGYITADQVRELARPMLKTGYGQYLLELVDTGGQAWK